A genomic window from Cucumis melo cultivar AY chromosome 8, USDA_Cmelo_AY_1.0, whole genome shotgun sequence includes:
- the LOC103499552 gene encoding 60S ribosomal protein L6-1-like — translation MAPKTARVSRNPELIRGVGKYSRSKMYHKRGLWAIKAKNGGIFPRHDAKPKADSPAEKPPKFYPAVDVKKPLVNKRKPKPTKLRSSITPGTVLIILTGRFKGKRVVFLKQLPSGLLLVTGPFKVNGVPLRRVNQSYVIATSTKVDIAGVNVEKFHDKYFSKEVQKKKKKGEGEFFEAEKEEKSALPQVKKDDQKAVDSALLKSIEAVSDLKTYLAARFSLKAGMKPHELVF, via the exons ATGGCTCCGAAGACAGCAAGAGTTAGCAGAAATCCTGAACTCATTCGAGGGGTTGGCAAATACTCGAGGTCAAAGATGTACCACAAGCGTGGTCTTTGGGCAATCAAGGCCAAAAATGGAGGTATCTTCCCTCGCCATGATGCCAAGCCTAAGGCAGATTCTCCAGCTGAGAAGCCACCCAAATTTTACCCTGCCGTTGATGTCAAGAAACCACTTGTTAACAAGCGCAAACCCAAGCCCACCAAACTTAG GTCCAGCATTACTCCTGGAACCGTGCTGATCATTCTTACTGGAAGGTTTAAGGGAAAGAGAGTTGTGTTCTTGAAGCAACTTCCATCTGGGCTGCTTTTAGTGACTG GGCCATTCAAGGTCAATGGTGTTCCATTGAGGCGTGTGAATCAGTCATACGTGATTGCAACCTCCACCAAGGTGGACATTGCAGGAGTCAATGTGGAGAAATTTCATGACAAATATTTCTCCAAGGAAgttcagaagaagaaaaagaagggagAAGGAGAATTTTTCGAGGCAGAGAAGGAG GAAAAAAGTGCACTCCCACAGGTGAAAAAGGATGATCAAAAGGCCGTGGACTCAGCTCTGCTAAAGTCCATTGAGGCAGTCTCAGACTTAAAGACATACTTAGCTGCAAGGTTTTCTCTAAAGGCAGGCATGAAGCCACATGAGCTTGTTTTCTAG